One Acidobacteriaceae bacterium genomic region harbors:
- a CDS encoding thioesterase family protein, whose protein sequence is MTAETRVRVRYAETDQMGVVYYANYLVWFEVGRVEFIRQMGLDYRSMEKEENAMIAVVEATARYKAPARYDDELIVRTTLAGVRGSIVRFRYAVVRAADEQLLCEGETVHLVVGPDMKKRDMPERYAKEFQGLLDRSAINKESKE, encoded by the coding sequence ATGACGGCAGAGACACGGGTGCGCGTGCGATACGCAGAGACCGACCAGATGGGCGTGGTTTATTACGCGAATTATCTGGTGTGGTTCGAGGTGGGAAGGGTGGAGTTCATTCGGCAGATGGGCCTGGATTATCGCTCCATGGAAAAGGAAGAGAATGCAATGATCGCCGTGGTGGAGGCGACGGCGCGGTACAAGGCACCCGCCCGGTATGACGATGAGCTGATTGTGCGGACGACGCTGGCGGGTGTGCGTGGATCGATTGTGCGCTTCAGGTATGCTGTGGTGCGCGCGGCCGACGAGCAGTTGCTGTGCGAGGGAGAGACGGTTCACCTGGTGGTTGGGCCCGATATGAAGAAGCGCGATATGCCGGAGCGGTATGCGAAGGAATTTCAGGGGCTGCTGGATAGATCGGCCATAAATAAGGAGAGCAAGGAGTAA
- a CDS encoding SDR family oxidoreductase yields MDDMGVVLISGANKGLGFETARQLGKMGYKILLCARDVEKGKAAAEKLRGEGLDVIAVKLDVNSQADIDGVARLIDEEFGGVLDVLVNNAGQMVEKSWTNNITSEMKVEDIRSTYETNVLAPFALTKALLPALKRSKAGRIVNVSSILGSVTLQGTKGSPIYTTKLFAYNSSKAALNMLTIHLAHELRGTKIKVNSAHPGWAKTDMGGSAATLSVEDGAKTIVELATLPEDGPTGGYFHGSEMIPW; encoded by the coding sequence ATGGACGACATGGGTGTGGTGCTGATCAGCGGAGCGAACAAGGGGCTGGGGTTCGAGACGGCGCGGCAGCTCGGCAAGATGGGCTACAAGATTCTGCTGTGCGCGCGCGACGTAGAGAAAGGAAAGGCAGCGGCGGAAAAGCTGCGCGGCGAGGGCCTGGATGTCATCGCGGTGAAGCTCGACGTGAACTCACAGGCTGACATCGATGGCGTGGCGCGGCTGATCGATGAGGAGTTCGGCGGCGTGCTGGATGTGCTGGTGAACAACGCCGGCCAGATGGTGGAGAAGAGCTGGACGAACAACATCACAAGTGAGATGAAGGTCGAGGACATCCGCTCGACCTACGAGACGAATGTGCTGGCGCCGTTCGCGTTGACGAAGGCGCTGCTGCCGGCGCTGAAGCGATCGAAGGCGGGGCGCATTGTGAATGTGTCGAGCATTCTGGGATCAGTGACCCTGCAGGGGACAAAGGGGTCACCGATCTATACGACGAAGTTGTTCGCCTATAACTCGTCCAAGGCGGCGCTGAACATGCTGACGATTCATCTGGCGCACGAGCTGCGCGGGACGAAGATCAAGGTGAATTCGGCGCACCCTGGATGGGCGAAGACGGATATGGGAGGGAGCGCGGCTACGCTGAGCGTTGAGGATGGGGCGAAGACGATCGTAGAGTTAGCGACGCTGCCGGAAGATGGGCCGACCGGAGGGTACTTCCATGGGTCGGAGATGATTCCGTGGTGA
- a CDS encoding glycosyltransferase family 2 protein, giving the protein MPLLSVAIITLNEEANLARTLESVSWADEIIVVDSGSTDRTAEIARNHGARVVDHLWTGFAAQKNFALSQCTGDWILSLDADEELSTDLQFQMQSLLMSKPTVDAYFLKRRNLFLGRWIKHGGFYPDPKLRLFRRSAANFVQTPQFEERPVHETIVFNGISATLDYDLIHHAYPTLSTYIEHMDRYSSLGAELLIAKKRTSRSSLSFAFNVWLIPQLTFIWNYIFRLGFLDGREGLLLHLYHAIYTSWKYAKAWERSRKSK; this is encoded by the coding sequence ATGCCGCTGCTCTCTGTTGCGATCATTACCCTCAACGAGGAGGCAAACCTCGCTCGCACCCTCGAGAGTGTCTCGTGGGCCGACGAGATTATTGTCGTCGATTCCGGCTCGACCGACCGCACCGCCGAAATCGCCCGCAACCACGGCGCACGGGTTGTAGACCACCTCTGGACCGGCTTCGCAGCACAGAAAAACTTCGCTCTCTCACAGTGCACCGGCGACTGGATCCTCTCGCTCGACGCGGACGAGGAGCTCTCGACGGACCTTCAGTTCCAGATGCAATCGTTGCTGATGTCCAAACCAACGGTCGACGCTTACTTCCTGAAGCGCCGCAATCTCTTCCTCGGCCGTTGGATTAAGCACGGCGGCTTTTATCCCGATCCCAAGCTGCGCCTGTTTCGCCGCTCCGCCGCCAACTTCGTGCAGACGCCGCAGTTTGAAGAACGTCCCGTTCACGAGACCATCGTCTTCAACGGCATCTCCGCCACGCTCGACTACGACCTCATTCACCACGCCTATCCCACGCTCTCGACGTACATCGAGCACATGGACCGTTACAGCTCATTGGGCGCGGAGCTGCTGATTGCAAAAAAACGAACCAGCCGCTCCTCCCTCAGCTTCGCCTTCAACGTCTGGCTCATCCCGCAGCTCACCTTCATCTGGAACTACATCTTCCGGCTGGGTTTCCTCGACGGCCGCGAGGGCCTGCTGCTGCACCTCTATCACGCCATCTACACAAGCTGGAAGTACGCGAAAGCCTGGGAGCGCTCGAGAAAGAGCAAGTAG
- the cyaY gene encoding iron donor protein CyaY codes for MLDETTFRRESDSALEALKQSLIRAEEGIGGFETEEKNGVLNVLFDDNSAKFVFTPNTPVRQVWISAQSTSFKLEWNDAAHVFTLPRTGEDLRSLTERLLREQLDEPSLKLD; via the coding sequence ATGCTTGACGAGACCACCTTCCGCCGCGAGTCCGACTCCGCCCTCGAAGCCCTAAAGCAATCGCTCATCCGTGCCGAAGAAGGTATTGGAGGCTTTGAGACCGAGGAAAAGAACGGCGTCCTCAACGTGCTCTTCGATGACAACTCTGCCAAATTCGTCTTCACCCCGAACACCCCCGTTCGGCAGGTCTGGATCTCTGCCCAGTCCACCTCCTTCAAGCTTGAATGGAACGACGCCGCCCATGTCTTCACCCTCCCGCGTACCGGCGAAGACCTCCGCTCCCTCACCGAGCGACTCCTCCGTGAGCAGCTCGACGAACCCTCCCTCAAGCTGGACTAA
- a CDS encoding single-stranded DNA-binding protein — translation MARGVNKVILLGNVGKDPEIRTTQGGMTVASFSLATAERAKDQQGNWTDKTEWHNLVAFQRTAEIVRDYVKKGSQLYIEGKISTRSWDDKESGQKKYRTEILVNDLQLLGGRGEGASSGGGDRSERSSGGYATNAYSRPAPSAPANDYADQGITDEDIPF, via the coding sequence ATGGCACGTGGCGTCAACAAAGTTATCCTCCTCGGCAACGTAGGCAAGGACCCCGAAATTCGTACCACCCAGGGCGGCATGACCGTCGCCAGCTTCTCGCTCGCGACCGCGGAGCGCGCCAAGGATCAGCAAGGCAACTGGACCGACAAGACCGAGTGGCACAACCTCGTCGCCTTCCAGCGGACCGCCGAGATCGTGCGCGACTACGTCAAGAAGGGCTCTCAGCTCTACATCGAAGGAAAGATCTCCACCCGCTCCTGGGACGACAAGGAGTCCGGTCAGAAGAAGTACCGCACCGAAATTCTCGTCAATGACCTGCAGCTCCTCGGCGGCCGCGGTGAAGGCGCTTCATCGGGCGGCGGTGACCGCAGCGAACGTTCCTCGGGCGGCTACGCCACCAACGCCTACAGCCGCCCTGCCCCCAGCGCACCCGCAAACGACTACGCCGATCAGGGCATCACCGATGAGGACATCCCCTTCTAA
- a CDS encoding DUF420 domain-containing protein — protein MPTLTAQNPNYRTPPSVIWSIIAVSALASALLAWIVYFHPPTDLGGTHLAFLPAVDAVLNAICTVFLLLGFGFIRRGNIIAHRNSMFGAFITSCAFLVAYVTNHVLHGDLLFPKTHPTARAIYLWVLLTPHILIATICLPLILITFFLSLTGRFPIHRRVARWTWPLWLYVSVSGVVVYAMLAAYR, from the coding sequence ATGCCCACGCTCACCGCGCAGAATCCCAACTACCGCACGCCGCCCTCCGTCATCTGGAGCATCATCGCCGTTAGCGCGCTGGCGTCGGCGCTTCTCGCCTGGATCGTCTACTTCCACCCACCGACCGACCTCGGGGGCACCCACCTTGCGTTTCTTCCCGCAGTCGACGCCGTCCTCAACGCAATCTGTACGGTATTTCTTCTCCTTGGCTTCGGCTTCATCCGGCGCGGCAACATCATCGCCCATCGCAACAGCATGTTCGGCGCATTCATCACGTCGTGCGCCTTCCTGGTGGCCTACGTCACCAATCATGTACTGCATGGCGACCTGCTTTTCCCAAAAACGCATCCCACAGCGCGCGCCATCTATCTGTGGGTTCTGCTCACCCCGCACATTCTCATTGCGACCATCTGCCTGCCGCTGATTCTCATCACGTTCTTTCTCTCGCTCACCGGCCGATTCCCGATTCATCGTCGCGTCGCGCGCTGGACCTGGCCGCTCTGGTTATATGTCTCCGTCTCCGGCGTCGTCGTTTATGCGATGCTCGCCGCCTATCGTTGA
- the cyoE gene encoding heme o synthase, protein MSLLSDYFILTKPRVSAMVVLTAAGGYFLGCLRSGISPFSLSLVQALFGIALVTAGSSALNQAFERVTDRRMPRTAQRPMAQHRIGLAAGLITGFLLTFFGSLYLVWTTNLLTGTLTLLTAVTYVGIYTPLKRMTRLNTFIGAFPGAAPPLIGWTAARGVIEWPAIALFAILFIWQFPHFMAIGWMYRKDYGAAGIRVTATQQPVTRAARSSVLQALFYAVLMIPISLWPTYLHVTGIPYALAAFALGTWYLYATIRFARIARNPEDPENRIVARNLLKVSVMYLPLLLLAMALNAQGRLLF, encoded by the coding sequence GTGTCCCTGCTCTCGGACTACTTCATCCTGACGAAGCCGCGCGTGTCCGCGATGGTGGTGCTCACTGCGGCCGGCGGATACTTCCTCGGCTGCCTGCGCTCGGGCATCAGCCCATTCAGCCTCAGCCTGGTGCAGGCACTGTTCGGCATTGCGCTCGTGACCGCAGGATCCAGCGCGCTGAACCAGGCCTTTGAGCGCGTCACCGACCGCCGCATGCCGCGCACCGCGCAGCGGCCCATGGCTCAGCATCGCATCGGGCTCGCCGCCGGGCTCATTACAGGATTTCTGCTTACGTTCTTCGGCTCGCTGTATCTCGTCTGGACGACGAACCTGCTCACCGGCACACTGACGCTGTTGACCGCCGTGACGTACGTCGGCATCTATACCCCGCTGAAGCGGATGACGCGCCTCAATACCTTCATCGGCGCGTTTCCGGGAGCCGCTCCTCCGCTCATCGGCTGGACCGCTGCACGCGGGGTCATCGAGTGGCCCGCGATTGCACTCTTCGCGATCCTGTTCATCTGGCAGTTTCCGCACTTCATGGCCATCGGCTGGATGTACCGCAAGGACTACGGCGCGGCCGGAATTCGCGTGACTGCGACCCAGCAGCCGGTAACGCGCGCGGCGCGCAGCTCTGTCTTGCAGGCCCTGTTCTACGCCGTGCTGATGATCCCCATCAGCCTCTGGCCCACGTATTTGCACGTCACCGGCATACCGTACGCACTCGCCGCGTTCGCGCTGGGCACCTGGTACCTCTACGCCACGATTCGCTTCGCGCGCATCGCTCGCAACCCCGAAGATCCGGAGAATCGCATCGTCGCGCGCAACCTGTTGAAGGTTTCTGTGATGTACCTCCCGTTGCTTCTGCTGGCGATGGCGCTCAACGCGCAAGGGCGTCTGCTCTTCTAA
- a CDS encoding aminotransferase class V-fold PLP-dependent enzyme translates to MSIADAVAALGPGPLTEESVTTHIFPLFSRTLAAPGIYLENHSLGRPLDQTEEDVREAAQLWQTKLGGAWMEWTQAERDHRARIAQIINAPRPDCIVPKVSAGQGLRTVLNAMPGIPRVTATTAEFDSVDVIVKQYAAAGRIQLQLISVHEPDGGLNLTPIENAVAAGADLVILPQVFFMTAQLVPDLDRLAHHCHAHNARLLVDAYHSIGVFPVDVTAMQADFVIGGSYKYLRGGPGAGFLYLSPAALNSGLHPLDIGWFAKEQVFGFDRPNPPRFAPGGDAFLESTPAVFTYYQARAGQQFTLAVGVDRIRAYTLDRLQRLKRYLTEVGVTSRGGNESHGGFLTVNHPDARAIVNTLHEHGVHADARPNTIRLGPDLLSTDTGLRHAAHTVGQVVLS, encoded by the coding sequence CGAAGAGTCCGTCACGACGCACATCTTTCCGCTGTTCTCGCGCACGCTTGCGGCGCCTGGCATCTACCTCGAGAACCACTCGCTAGGACGGCCGCTCGATCAAACCGAAGAGGATGTTCGCGAGGCTGCGCAGCTCTGGCAGACAAAGCTCGGCGGCGCCTGGATGGAGTGGACGCAGGCTGAACGAGACCACCGCGCCCGCATTGCGCAGATCATCAACGCACCGCGTCCTGACTGCATCGTGCCCAAGGTCTCAGCCGGGCAAGGTCTTCGCACGGTGCTCAACGCGATGCCCGGCATACCGCGCGTCACCGCGACCACAGCCGAGTTCGATTCAGTTGACGTCATCGTCAAGCAATATGCGGCCGCGGGGCGCATTCAGTTGCAGCTCATCTCCGTTCACGAGCCGGACGGCGGGCTCAATCTCACGCCAATCGAGAACGCCGTCGCCGCCGGCGCGGACCTCGTGATCCTGCCGCAGGTCTTCTTCATGACCGCGCAGCTCGTCCCAGACCTCGATCGACTCGCCCATCACTGCCATGCGCACAACGCGCGCCTGCTCGTCGATGCCTACCATTCCATCGGCGTGTTCCCCGTTGATGTGACCGCCATGCAAGCCGACTTCGTCATCGGCGGCAGCTACAAATACCTCCGCGGAGGGCCCGGCGCGGGATTCCTGTATCTCTCGCCCGCGGCGCTCAACAGTGGCCTGCACCCGCTTGATATCGGCTGGTTTGCCAAAGAGCAGGTCTTTGGCTTCGATCGTCCGAACCCTCCCCGCTTCGCTCCGGGCGGCGATGCCTTCCTCGAGTCCACACCGGCCGTGTTCACCTACTACCAGGCTCGCGCCGGCCAGCAGTTCACGCTGGCGGTCGGCGTGGATCGCATCCGCGCGTACACGCTCGATCGGCTGCAGCGCCTGAAGCGTTATCTCACTGAAGTTGGCGTCACTTCCCGCGGTGGAAATGAATCTCACGGCGGCTTTCTGACCGTGAATCACCCCGACGCGCGCGCGATTGTAAACACGCTGCACGAGCACGGTGTTCACGCGGACGCCCGGCCAAACACCATTCGCCTGGGCCCCGACTTGCTCTCGACCGACACGGGGCTCCGCCACGCGGCCCACACCGTTGGCCAGGTCGTCCTCTCCTGA